From one Macaca nemestrina isolate mMacNem1 chromosome 3, mMacNem.hap1, whole genome shotgun sequence genomic stretch:
- the LOC105493289 gene encoding zinc finger protein 330 encodes MPKKKTGARKKAENRREREKQLRASRSTIDLAKHPCNASMECDKCQRRQKNRAFCYFCNSVQKLPICAQCGKTKCMMKSSDCVIKHAGVYSTGLAMVGAICDFCEAWVCHGRKCLSTHACACPLTDAECVECERGVWDHGGRIFSCSFCHNFLCEDDQFEHQASCQVLEAETFKCVSCNRLGQHSCLRCKACFCDDHTRSKVFKQEKGKQPPCPKCGHETQETKDLSMSTRSLKFGRQTGAEEGDGASGYDAYWKNLSSDKYGDTNYHDEEEDEYEAEDDEEEEEEGRKDSDTESSDLFTNLNLGRTYASGYAHYEEQEN; translated from the exons ATGCCTAAAAAAAAGACTGGTGCGAGGAAGAAGGCTGAGAACCGCCGAGAACGTGAAAAACAACTGAGAGCATCAAGAAGCACTATAGATTTGGCCAAACATCCATGTAATGCTTCAATG GAATGTGACAAGTGTCAGag GCGGCAGAAGAATAGAGCATTTTGCTACTTTTGTAATTCTGTACAGAAGTTACCAATTTGTGCACAGTGTG GGAAAACAAAGTGCATGATGAAGTCTTCAGACTGTGTCATAAAGCATGCTGGTGTATACAGTACTGGCCTTGCAATGGTG GGTGCAATATGTGACTTCTGTGAAGCTTGGGTTTGCCATGGTAGGAAATGTCTCAGTACACATGCCTGTGCCTGCCCTCTTACTGATGCTGAGTGTGTTGAATGTGAACGAGGCGTGTGGGACCATG GAGGCAGAATATTCAGTTGTTCTTTTTGCCATAACTTTCTCTGTGAAGATGATCAATTTGAGCATCAAGCCAGCTGCCAGGTTTTAGAGGcagaaacatttaaat GTGTTTCGTGCAATCGGCTTGGTCAGCACTCGTGTCTCCGTTGTAAG GCTTGTTTCTGTGATGATCATACAAGGAGCAAAGTGTTtaagcaagaaaaaggaaaacagcctCCTTGTCCTAAGTGTGGGCATGAAACGCAGGAGACTAAGGACCTTAGCATGTCAA CACGCTCCCTGAAATTTGGCAGGCAGACCGGAgctgaagagggagatggagctTCTGGGTATGATGCCTACTGGAAGAACCTTTCATCTGATAAGTATGGTGATACCAACTACCACGATGAGGAGGAGGATGAGTATGAAGCAGAGGAtgatgaagaggaagaagaagaaggcagaAAGGATTCAGACACTGAGTCATCAGATTTGTTTACTAATTTGAATTTAGGAAGGACCTATGCTAGTGGCTATGCTCACTATGAGGAACAAGAGAACTAG